In Pseudomonas fluorescens NCIMB 11764, a single window of DNA contains:
- a CDS encoding GNAT family N-acetyltransferase, whose product MDASLHVCKATPADAGIISRIVERSIRIGCALDHRNDPRTVATWTHSKTTERIQTWLTDQRLYLNIALLQDKPVGAAMAAFSGKVAFCYVQPEWFRRGAGQALVHDLERWLIERGVAQARLNSTRTSEAFYRHLGYQPCAETFTVAGLHAIPMYKALTPPS is encoded by the coding sequence ATGGATGCATCCCTGCACGTCTGCAAGGCAACCCCCGCCGACGCCGGCATCATCAGCCGGATCGTCGAGCGTTCGATCCGCATCGGCTGTGCGCTCGACCACCGCAACGACCCGCGAACCGTCGCCACCTGGACTCACAGCAAAACCACTGAACGCATTCAAACGTGGCTGACCGACCAACGGTTGTACCTGAATATCGCCCTGTTGCAGGACAAACCGGTAGGCGCCGCGATGGCGGCGTTCAGCGGCAAGGTTGCGTTCTGTTACGTGCAGCCGGAATGGTTTCGACGCGGTGCCGGGCAGGCACTGGTCCACGACCTCGAACGCTGGCTGATTGAACGCGGTGTGGCCCAGGCCCGACTCAACAGCACCCGAACCAGCGAAGCCTTTTACCGTCATCTGGGTTATCAGCCCTGCGCCGAAACCTTCACCGTCGCCGGGCTCCACGCCATCCCCATGTACAAGGCGCTGACGCCACCTTCATAA
- a CDS encoding aspartate aminotransferase family protein has protein sequence MSVATSLMEDQSARITPAPAETLYQFNESPLLARQSQQESNARSYPRRIPLALKRAKGIYVEDVEGRRFIDCLAGAGTLALGHNHPVVIEAIQQVLADELPLHTLDLTTPVKDQFVQDLFGLLPPALAAEARIQFCGPTGTDAVEAALKLVRTATGRSTVLSFQGAYHGMSQGALSLMGSLGPKKPLGALLSSGVQFMPYPYDYRCPFGLGGAQGVQVNLNYLDNLLNDPEAGVQLPAAVIVEVVQGEGGVIPADLDWLRGVRRITEKAGVALIVDEIQSGFARTGKMFAFEHAGIIPDVVVMSKAIGGSLPLAVVVYRDWLDTWLPGAHAGTFRGNQMAMAAGSAVMRYLVEHKVCEHAAAMGERLSEHLRILQRDFPQLGDIRGRGLMLGVELVDPTGAPDGQGHPPIFARLAPLVQRECLKRGLILELGGRHGGVVRFLPPLVITAAEIDRVAEIFGRAMAAATASL, from the coding sequence ATGTCAGTCGCTACCAGCCTTATGGAAGATCAGTCGGCCCGGATCACTCCGGCGCCGGCCGAGACGCTGTATCAGTTCAACGAATCGCCGTTGCTGGCACGCCAGAGTCAGCAGGAATCGAATGCCCGTAGCTATCCGCGACGCATTCCCCTGGCCCTCAAGCGTGCCAAGGGCATTTATGTCGAAGACGTTGAAGGCCGCCGTTTCATTGACTGCCTGGCCGGCGCCGGGACACTGGCCCTGGGGCATAACCACCCGGTGGTGATCGAAGCGATCCAGCAAGTGCTGGCCGATGAACTGCCGCTGCACACCCTCGACCTGACCACGCCGGTCAAGGACCAGTTCGTCCAGGACCTGTTCGGACTGCTGCCGCCGGCGCTCGCCGCTGAAGCAAGGATCCAGTTCTGCGGCCCGACCGGAACCGACGCGGTGGAAGCCGCGCTGAAACTGGTGCGCACCGCCACCGGGCGCAGCACCGTGTTGTCTTTCCAGGGCGCTTATCACGGCATGAGCCAGGGCGCGTTGAGCCTGATGGGCAGCCTGGGTCCGAAAAAGCCCTTGGGCGCATTGCTCAGCAGCGGCGTGCAGTTCATGCCGTATCCCTACGATTACCGTTGCCCGTTCGGCCTCGGTGGCGCCCAAGGCGTGCAGGTCAACCTCAACTATCTCGATAATTTGCTGAACGATCCCGAGGCCGGCGTGCAATTGCCGGCTGCCGTGATTGTGGAAGTCGTCCAGGGCGAAGGTGGGGTGATCCCGGCCGACCTCGACTGGTTGCGCGGCGTGCGGCGCATCACCGAGAAGGCGGGCGTGGCGCTGATCGTCGACGAAATCCAGAGCGGTTTTGCCCGTACCGGCAAGATGTTCGCCTTCGAGCACGCCGGGATCATTCCGGACGTGGTGGTGATGTCCAAGGCCATCGGCGGCAGCCTGCCGCTGGCGGTGGTGGTGTATCGCGACTGGCTCGACACCTGGTTGCCGGGCGCGCATGCCGGGACCTTCCGTGGCAATCAAATGGCGATGGCCGCGGGCTCTGCGGTGATGCGTTATCTGGTTGAGCACAAGGTCTGCGAACACGCTGCGGCCATGGGTGAACGCTTGAGCGAGCACCTGCGCATTCTTCAGCGGGACTTTCCGCAATTGGGCGATATTCGCGGTCGCGGCCTGATGCTTGGCGTCGAACTGGTCGACCCGACAGGCGCGCCGGATGGTCAGGGGCATCCACCGATTTTTGCTCGTCTGGCGCCGCTGGTGCAGCGTGAATGCCTCAAGCGCGGGCTGATTCTTGAGCTGGGGGGCCGTCATGGCGGCGTGGTGCGTTTCCTGCCGCCACTGGTGATTACCGCCGCGGAAATCGATCGGGTCGCGGAGATTTTTGGTCGAGCCATGGCTGCTGCCACCGCCAGCCTCTAA
- the dsbD gene encoding protein-disulfide reductase DsbD, translating to MRRLFLFFLLLISGVAQAGTNPFETKPEFLPVEKAFVFTSERLDSGETQLYWQVSDGYYLYQKRLKFDGLPAELHPVLPEGESHSDEFFGEQPVYRQGLELKIPAGATGTIKVGFQGCADAGLCYPPQTQVVDLGGSAATSTTTEAPDQALASSLQQRALGWSLLVFFGLGLLLAFTPCSLPMLPILAGLIVGSGATPKRGFALATSYVVSMALVYAAMGVLAASLGANLQALLQNPWLLGSFAAVFVLLALPMFGFFELQLPLAVRDRLENVSRNQRGGSLLGAGVLGALSGLLVGPCMTAPLAGALLYIAQSGNALHGGLILFAMGIGIGVPLLLLVTVGNRFLPKPGAWMNLLKGVFGFLFLATALLMLRPVLDQSLWVGLCGALLLIAAYSAWKQSEGFGRVAHLFGASSLLLGVWGSLLMIGAAGGSDDLLKPLQVFSTANASNVTRPVGHDAFTTIKDPAVLQRELDAAQAQGQWVLLDYYADWCVSCKVMEKQVFGQTRVLDALSDVRLLRLDVTADNAASRELLGRYKVPGPPSFLWIGADGIERRSQRITGEVDADTFLQRWTTTRDAR from the coding sequence ATGCGTCGACTGTTTTTGTTTTTTCTTCTCTTGATCTCGGGTGTGGCCCAGGCAGGGACCAATCCGTTCGAAACCAAACCTGAATTCCTGCCGGTGGAAAAGGCGTTTGTCTTCACCTCCGAGCGCCTCGACTCAGGTGAAACACAGCTCTATTGGCAGGTCTCCGACGGTTACTACCTTTATCAGAAACGCCTGAAGTTCGATGGGTTACCCGCCGAGCTGCATCCTGTGCTACCCGAAGGCGAGTCTCACAGTGATGAATTCTTCGGCGAACAGCCGGTTTATCGCCAGGGCCTGGAACTGAAGATTCCGGCCGGTGCGACGGGCACGATCAAGGTTGGCTTCCAGGGGTGTGCCGATGCCGGTTTGTGTTATCCACCGCAAACCCAGGTGGTGGATCTGGGCGGCAGCGCTGCCACTTCCACGACGACCGAAGCCCCGGATCAAGCCCTGGCCAGCAGCCTGCAACAACGGGCGCTGGGCTGGAGCCTGCTGGTGTTCTTCGGTCTAGGCCTGCTGCTGGCCTTCACCCCTTGCTCACTGCCGATGCTGCCGATTCTGGCCGGTTTGATCGTGGGCAGTGGCGCCACGCCCAAACGTGGTTTTGCGCTGGCGACCAGTTATGTCGTGAGCATGGCGCTGGTGTATGCGGCGATGGGCGTTCTAGCCGCGTCGCTGGGTGCGAACCTTCAGGCGCTGCTGCAAAACCCTTGGCTGCTGGGCAGTTTCGCTGCGGTGTTCGTGTTGCTGGCACTGCCGATGTTCGGGTTCTTCGAACTGCAACTGCCGCTGGCCGTGCGTGATCGGCTGGAAAACGTGTCGCGCAATCAGCGTGGTGGCAGCCTGCTCGGCGCGGGCGTACTGGGCGCGTTGTCCGGTTTGCTGGTCGGCCCGTGCATGACCGCTCCACTGGCGGGCGCCCTGCTCTACATCGCGCAAAGCGGCAATGCGCTGCACGGCGGGTTGATTCTGTTCGCCATGGGCATCGGCATCGGTGTGCCGCTGCTGTTGCTGGTGACGGTCGGCAATCGCTTCCTGCCCAAACCCGGCGCCTGGATGAACCTGCTCAAAGGCGTATTCGGCTTCCTGTTTCTCGCCACCGCGTTGCTGATGCTACGGCCGGTGCTGGATCAATCGTTGTGGGTCGGTCTGTGCGGTGCGCTGTTGCTGATCGCCGCCTACAGTGCCTGGAAACAGTCGGAAGGTTTCGGACGCGTCGCGCATCTGTTCGGTGCCAGCTCATTGTTGCTCGGCGTCTGGGGCAGTCTGTTGATGATCGGTGCGGCGGGCGGCAGTGATGACCTGTTGAAACCGCTACAGGTCTTTAGCACCGCCAATGCGAGCAATGTCACCCGCCCGGTCGGCCACGACGCCTTCACCACGATCAAGGACCCGGCCGTGCTGCAACGGGAACTCGACGCGGCTCAGGCTCAGGGCCAGTGGGTGCTGCTGGACTACTACGCCGACTGGTGCGTGTCGTGCAAAGTCATGGAAAAACAGGTTTTCGGCCAAACCCGCGTCCTCGACGCCTTGAGCGATGTGCGCTTGCTACGGCTGGACGTCACCGCCGACAATGCCGCCAGCCGCGAACTGCTAGGCCGTTATAAAGTGCCGGGGCCGCCGAGTTTTCTGTGGATCGGCGCCGACGGCATCGAGCGTCGCAGCCAGCGCATCACCGGCGAGGTCGATGCCGACACCTTCCTGCAACGCTGGACCACCACCCGAGACGCCCGTTAA
- a CDS encoding ATP-binding protein yields MMSLRLRLSLTLGAAFALIWALAAAWMLSDLRNQMMFSLDQRLVASARMVAGLMEQLPALPTKGEGTHFSAEQLNIPGGMACQVSSLRGEILARSHTDPQQTLEAEKMGFHDQMIDGAPWRSFTLARGDLRITTADRQIEREALNMSILLAASVPVGVALLGCLCLLWLGIGQGLAPLNRMRDALMRRSADSLEPLQIQPLPSELQPLLDTQNQLFQRIGKTIERERRLTGDAAHELRSPLTAIKTHLQVARMTDGAARDQSLARAEEGADRLHRTLEQLLLLARVEGSLSFDDGVQCSAEQVAKLAIQDAASGDRQRITFKLPPKISHAPVQMPAVLSIAALRNLLDNALRHTPNDGPVELSLETTGSRVQFVVRDHGPGIAEDDLQHLTQRFWRNGQSTGCGLGLAIVQAIVQRCGCTLRFDSRPDGLRVELTMPLQPV; encoded by the coding sequence GTGATGAGCCTGCGTTTGCGCCTGAGCCTGACACTCGGCGCCGCGTTTGCGCTGATCTGGGCCCTGGCGGCAGCCTGGATGCTCAGCGACCTGCGCAACCAGATGATGTTTTCCCTCGACCAGCGGCTGGTGGCGTCGGCGCGCATGGTCGCCGGCCTGATGGAGCAATTGCCCGCCTTGCCGACCAAGGGCGAGGGCACCCATTTCAGCGCGGAACAACTGAACATCCCGGGTGGCATGGCGTGTCAGGTCAGCTCCTTGCGCGGGGAAATCCTGGCCCGCAGTCACACCGATCCGCAACAAACCCTGGAAGCCGAGAAAATGGGCTTCCACGATCAGATGATCGACGGCGCACCGTGGCGCAGCTTCACCCTGGCTCGTGGCGATTTGCGCATCACCACCGCTGATCGGCAGATCGAGCGTGAAGCGCTGAACATGTCGATTCTGCTGGCCGCCTCGGTGCCGGTGGGCGTGGCATTGCTCGGTTGCCTGTGCCTGCTCTGGCTGGGCATCGGCCAGGGATTGGCGCCGTTGAACCGCATGCGCGATGCCTTGATGCGCCGCAGCGCCGACTCGCTGGAACCTTTGCAGATCCAGCCGCTGCCCAGCGAATTGCAACCGTTGCTGGATACCCAGAACCAGTTGTTCCAGCGCATCGGCAAGACCATCGAGCGCGAACGCCGCCTGACCGGTGATGCGGCGCATGAACTGCGCAGCCCGCTGACGGCGATCAAGACGCACCTGCAAGTGGCACGCATGACCGACGGCGCGGCGCGGGATCAATCCCTGGCCCGGGCCGAGGAGGGCGCCGACCGCCTGCACCGGACCCTTGAGCAACTGTTGTTGCTGGCACGGGTCGAGGGCAGCCTGTCGTTCGACGACGGTGTGCAATGCAGCGCCGAGCAAGTGGCAAAACTGGCGATTCAGGATGCCGCCAGCGGTGATCGTCAGCGGATCACATTCAAGTTGCCGCCGAAGATCTCTCACGCACCCGTGCAAATGCCCGCCGTGCTGTCGATTGCCGCGCTGCGCAACCTGCTGGACAACGCGCTACGCCATACCCCGAATGACGGACCGGTGGAACTGAGCCTGGAGACTACCGGCAGCCGCGTACAGTTCGTAGTACGCGACCATGGCCCGGGCATTGCCGAAGACGATCTGCAACACCTGACCCAGCGCTTCTGGCGCAACGGCCAGAGCACCGGCTGTGGCTTGGGGCTGGCGATTGTCCAGGCCATTGTTCAGCGATGTGGCTGCACGCTGCGTTTCGACAGCCGGCCGGATGGCTTGCGGGTTGAGTTGACCATGCCGTTGCAACCGGTCTGA
- a CDS encoding TlpA disulfide reductase family protein, with product MLTFTLGTFAIALNHLLLISALALATLVGWRAAKRGGENPESVLFSLFLIGMLAARISFVALYWAHYRNDPWQVIDLRDGGFLALPGVIVLLLAALYRGWRRPGLRRPLGFGVASGLAFWVLATFSLTIYEQGTRLPDITLRNAAGETVQLADYKGGPLVINLWATWCPPCRREMPVLENAQQHRPDLTFLFVNQAESMQSVSTFLETQGLSLSNVLFDGSGRLGQAVGSMALPTTLFYSPDGRLLGSHLGELSEASLARALENFDTPNPAVPATSSRKLPCPASATC from the coding sequence ATGCTGACTTTTACCCTCGGCACCTTTGCCATCGCGCTTAACCACCTGCTGCTGATCAGTGCCCTGGCGCTGGCGACGCTTGTCGGCTGGCGGGCGGCCAAACGTGGCGGCGAGAACCCCGAGTCGGTGCTGTTCAGCCTGTTCCTGATCGGCATGCTGGCCGCCCGGATCAGCTTCGTGGCGCTCTACTGGGCGCACTATCGCAATGATCCGTGGCAAGTCATCGACTTGCGCGACGGCGGTTTTCTCGCGCTGCCCGGGGTGATCGTGCTGTTGCTCGCCGCGTTGTATCGCGGCTGGCGTCGGCCGGGCTTGCGCCGCCCGTTGGGCTTCGGCGTGGCCAGCGGCCTGGCGTTCTGGGTGCTGGCCACCTTCTCGCTGACAATTTACGAACAGGGCACGCGCCTGCCGGACATTACCCTGCGCAATGCCGCCGGTGAAACCGTGCAACTGGCGGACTACAAGGGCGGGCCGCTGGTGATCAATCTCTGGGCCACCTGGTGCCCGCCGTGCCGTCGGGAAATGCCGGTCCTGGAAAATGCCCAGCAACACCGCCCGGACCTGACTTTCCTGTTCGTCAATCAGGCCGAAAGCATGCAAAGCGTCAGCACGTTCCTGGAAACCCAGGGCCTGAGCCTGTCCAACGTGCTGTTCGACGGCAGTGGCCGATTGGGCCAGGCCGTCGGCTCGATGGCGTTGCCGACTACGCTGTTCTATAGCCCTGACGGTCGTCTGTTGGGCAGCCACCTGGGCGAACTGTCGGAAGCCAGCCTGGCTCGCGCCCTGGAAAACTTCGATACCCCGAATCCCGCCGTACCGGCCACCTCTTCAAGGAAACTGCCATGCCCCGCCTCCGCCACCTGTTGA
- a CDS encoding response regulator has protein sequence MHVLVCEDDELIASGIVAGLTAQGLTVEHVATASAARAMLKVAEFDVMVLDLGLPDEDGLKLLQQLRHNGLEIPVLILTARDSVTDRVDGLQAGADDYLLKPFDLRELAARLHTLLRRVAGRSVNLIEHGALTYDPSSRETTLAGQPVDLSRREQSLLQALLHNRGRVLSTEQLKDSVYGFNDELESNALNVHIHHLRRKLGNGIVETVRGLGYRLGPADGAEELKK, from the coding sequence ATGCACGTACTGGTTTGCGAAGACGACGAGCTGATCGCCAGCGGCATTGTCGCCGGTCTCACCGCTCAAGGCCTGACGGTCGAGCACGTGGCGACGGCCTCGGCTGCGCGCGCCATGCTCAAGGTCGCCGAGTTCGACGTCATGGTGCTCGACCTCGGCCTGCCCGACGAGGACGGTCTGAAGCTGTTGCAGCAGTTGCGTCACAACGGTCTGGAAATCCCGGTGCTGATTCTCACCGCGCGGGATTCGGTCACTGACCGCGTCGACGGTTTGCAGGCCGGTGCCGACGATTACCTGCTCAAGCCATTCGACCTGCGTGAACTCGCCGCACGCCTGCACACGTTGTTGCGGCGGGTCGCGGGGCGCAGCGTCAACCTGATCGAGCACGGCGCCCTGACCTATGACCCGAGCAGCCGCGAAACCACGCTCGCCGGACAACCGGTGGACCTTTCCCGTCGCGAACAGTCGCTGTTGCAAGCTCTGCTGCACAACCGTGGCCGGGTGCTGTCCACCGAGCAGTTGAAGGACAGCGTCTACGGCTTCAACGACGAGCTGGAAAGCAACGCCCTCAACGTGCATATCCATCACCTGCGGCGCAAGCTGGGTAACGGCATTGTTGAGACCGTGCGCGGCCTGGGCTATCGCCTTGGGCCGGCCGATGGTGCAGAGGAACTGAAAAAGTGA
- the dsbG gene encoding thiol:disulfide interchange protein DsbG — MPRLRHLLTLTLGAALLHLPSVQAAEELPEAIKKIEAKGAKIVGQFDAPDGLRGYAAQYQNRGMALYLTPDGKHVLLGSLYDAEGNDLSSAPLQKLVYAPMAKEIWGKLETSNWIGDGNKDAPRVVYLFSDPNCPYCNMFWEQARPWVKAGKVQLRHIMVGIIREDSPGKSAALLAAKDPQKALQDHEGAGKASSLKALKDVPPAIQAKLAANMQLMEDLELQATPAIFYMDDKGELQQQQGAPSPDKLVKILGPK, encoded by the coding sequence ATGCCCCGCCTCCGCCACCTGTTGACGCTGACCCTGGGCGCCGCCCTGCTGCACTTGCCGTCGGTGCAGGCCGCTGAAGAACTGCCCGAAGCGATCAAGAAGATCGAAGCCAAGGGCGCCAAAATCGTTGGCCAGTTCGACGCACCCGACGGCCTGCGCGGTTATGCCGCGCAGTACCAGAACCGCGGCATGGCGCTGTACCTGACGCCCGATGGCAAACATGTGTTGCTGGGCAGTTTGTACGACGCCGAGGGCAACGACCTGAGCAGCGCGCCCTTGCAGAAGCTGGTTTACGCGCCGATGGCCAAGGAAATCTGGGGCAAGCTGGAAACCAGCAACTGGATCGGTGACGGCAACAAGGACGCACCCCGCGTGGTGTACCTGTTCAGCGACCCGAACTGCCCTTACTGCAACATGTTCTGGGAACAGGCGCGGCCGTGGGTGAAGGCCGGCAAGGTGCAATTGCGGCACATCATGGTCGGCATCATTCGTGAGGACAGTCCGGGCAAATCCGCGGCGCTGCTCGCGGCCAAGGACCCGCAAAAAGCCCTGCAAGACCACGAAGGTGCCGGCAAGGCCAGTTCGCTCAAGGCCCTGAAAGACGTACCGCCGGCGATTCAGGCGAAACTGGCGGCGAACATGCAGTTGATGGAAGACCTGGAGTTGCAGGCGACACCGGCGATTTTCTACATGGACGACAAGGGTGAACTGCAACAACAGCAAGGCGCGCCGTCACCGGACAAGCTGGTGAAGATTCTCGGGCCTAAGTAA
- a CDS encoding alpha/beta fold hydrolase has translation MPFVTIDGQPLHYIDQGTGPAVLLAGSYLWDQAMWAPQIAALSRQYRVIALDLWGHGESGPLPDGTQSLDDIARQARGLLDHLDIDRVTLVGLSVGGMWGVRLALSAPQRINGLVLMDTYVGVEPEPTRQYYFSLFKQIEDSGVIAPQLLDIVVPIFFRPGIDPQSALYQDFRAKLAALPPERLRQSIVPMGRITFGRDDLLPRLGELNAGATLVMCGDQDKPRPPSEAKEMAELIGCPCVLVPEAGHISNLENPSFVTEALLKFLAERN, from the coding sequence ATGCCCTTCGTTACGATTGACGGACAACCCCTTCACTACATCGATCAAGGCACCGGCCCCGCAGTGCTGCTCGCTGGCAGCTACCTCTGGGACCAGGCCATGTGGGCGCCGCAGATCGCCGCGCTGTCGCGGCAATACCGGGTCATCGCCCTGGACCTGTGGGGTCACGGTGAATCAGGCCCGCTACCGGACGGCACGCAATCGCTGGATGACATTGCCCGTCAGGCACGGGGGTTGCTCGATCATCTGGACATCGACCGTGTCACGCTGGTCGGTCTGTCGGTAGGCGGCATGTGGGGCGTACGCCTGGCACTGTCAGCCCCGCAACGAATCAACGGCCTGGTGCTGATGGACACCTACGTCGGTGTCGAACCGGAACCGACCCGCCAGTACTATTTCTCGCTGTTCAAGCAGATCGAAGACAGCGGGGTGATTGCACCGCAATTGCTCGACATCGTCGTGCCGATCTTCTTCCGTCCGGGTATCGATCCGCAGTCGGCGCTGTATCAGGATTTTCGCGCGAAACTGGCTGCGCTGCCGCCGGAGCGCCTGCGTCAAAGCATCGTGCCGATGGGCCGGATTACGTTTGGTCGGGATGATCTGTTGCCGCGTCTGGGCGAGTTGAATGCTGGCGCCACGCTGGTGATGTGTGGCGATCAGGACAAGCCGCGACCGCCGTCGGAGGCGAAGGAAATGGCCGAGTTGATCGGTTGCCCGTGTGTGCTGGTACCGGAGGCGGGGCATATCTCCAATCTGGAGAATCCGTCGTTTGTGACCGAGGCCTTGCTGAAGTTTCTGGCTGAGAGAAATTAG